A genome region from Alkalimarinus coralli includes the following:
- a CDS encoding DUF2065 domain-containing protein: MWQEIGIAFSMLLVIEGIIPFLYPQRWKNMVQALAQIDNRSMRIIGLASMLLGTLLLYLVR, from the coding sequence ATGTGGCAGGAAATAGGTATCGCCTTCAGCATGCTTCTGGTGATTGAGGGAATTATTCCGTTCTTATACCCTCAGCGATGGAAAAATATGGTTCAGGCTCTGGCACAAATCGATAATCGTTCAATGAGAATTATCGGGCTTGCAAGCATGTTATTGGGTACGCTGCTGCTTTATTTGGTTCGTTAA
- the hflC gene encoding protease modulator HflC encodes MSPKAIGILFVALIVLVIGSSAIYVVPETQSAVRLRFGELVENEIQPGLHFKAPLIDEVRKFDVRILTLDVPERQYLTIEQKPLVVDSFVTWQVGDVAKYYKSTSGDETRAVMLLSSRIDNGLRDQFGIRTMHEVISGQRDELMHELTKAMNAVMTKEFGISIVDIRIKGIDLPQKVSSDVYRRMRTEREKEAQEHRSKGRELAEGIKADADRQKTIVEAEAYRESEVTRGEGDEIAAQIYADAYNKNAEFYSFYRSLLAYEDAFSNKGDVLVVDPESDFLKYLKQSQGQKK; translated from the coding sequence ATGAGTCCTAAAGCTATTGGCATTCTATTTGTAGCCTTAATCGTACTTGTAATCGGCTCTTCTGCTATCTATGTTGTTCCTGAAACGCAAAGCGCCGTGAGGTTACGTTTTGGAGAACTGGTTGAAAACGAGATTCAACCAGGGCTGCACTTCAAGGCACCCTTAATAGACGAAGTAAGAAAGTTCGACGTGCGAATCCTTACGCTGGACGTTCCAGAACGACAGTATTTGACCATTGAGCAGAAACCACTGGTCGTTGACTCTTTTGTTACCTGGCAGGTAGGTGATGTTGCCAAGTACTACAAGAGTACATCTGGTGATGAAACTCGCGCAGTCATGCTGTTATCTTCACGGATAGACAATGGACTACGTGACCAATTCGGTATTCGCACCATGCATGAGGTTATTTCTGGTCAGCGAGACGAGCTGATGCATGAGTTGACCAAGGCAATGAATGCGGTTATGACCAAGGAGTTTGGCATCAGCATTGTTGACATCCGTATAAAAGGTATCGATTTACCTCAAAAGGTTAGCAGTGATGTATATCGCCGAATGAGAACTGAGAGAGAGAAAGAAGCTCAGGAGCACCGCTCCAAAGGCCGTGAGTTAGCAGAGGGTATCAAGGCGGATGCTGATCGTCAGAAAACGATTGTTGAAGCGGAAGCTTATCGCGAGTCAGAGGTGACCCGTGGTGAGGGCGACGAGATCGCTGCACAGATCTATGCTGATGCATATAACAAAAATGCAGAGTTCTACTCCTTTTATAGAAGTTTGTTAGCCTATGAGGATGCGTTCTCTAATAAAGGAGACGTTCTTGTTGTTGACCCAGAGAGTGATTTCCTTAAATACTTGAAACAATCTCAAGGGCAAAAGAAGTAA
- the hflK gene encoding FtsH protease activity modulator HflK, with translation MAWNEPGGNRNDKDPWGGGNRGNEQGPPDLDEALKKGMEKLNKLFGGKSNSNGGSGGQGNGSSAATGGIFVIVIIGLLILLAVESVYTVNERERAVVLRFGKYAETLGPGLQFKLPLIDRVEKVDVTRVRSAATRGHMLTEDENIVEINLAVQYVVKDPKAFVLDIRNAERTLDYATDAALRHEVGSSELHQVLTEGRSVLAVRTQERLQRSMDFYHSGLQVSKVNIESTQAPAEVQDAFQDVQRAKEDEQRVKAEAEAYRNKVVPEARGMAQRILEEASAYKEEVIARAEGETSRFLKLLSVYEKAPEVTRERLYIDTMQRVMSKSSKVLVDVEGGNNMMYLPLDKMISSTPSVSSSSPSRSVTTGRLSSDEIGSLTDRVLQELRTRQSDNTTRRGRQ, from the coding sequence ATGGCCTGGAATGAGCCGGGTGGTAATAGAAATGATAAAGACCCTTGGGGTGGTGGCAATCGCGGTAATGAACAAGGACCGCCAGATTTGGACGAAGCCCTGAAAAAAGGGATGGAAAAGTTGAACAAGTTATTTGGTGGTAAATCAAATAGCAATGGAGGCTCAGGCGGGCAAGGTAATGGTTCCAGTGCTGCGACAGGCGGGATATTCGTTATTGTAATAATTGGCCTGCTTATTTTGCTGGCGGTAGAGTCTGTATATACCGTAAACGAGCGAGAAAGAGCGGTTGTGCTTCGTTTCGGAAAATATGCTGAAACATTAGGCCCAGGCTTACAGTTTAAGCTCCCGCTAATTGATCGTGTAGAAAAAGTTGATGTAACCCGTGTGCGCTCTGCCGCAACTCGAGGTCACATGCTAACTGAAGACGAAAATATCGTAGAGATTAATCTGGCTGTTCAATATGTTGTAAAAGATCCTAAGGCATTTGTGCTGGATATCCGAAATGCGGAACGCACACTGGACTATGCAACGGACGCAGCCCTGCGGCATGAAGTTGGTAGCTCTGAGCTTCATCAAGTACTTACGGAAGGTCGATCAGTCCTGGCTGTTCGTACACAGGAACGTTTACAGCGATCTATGGACTTTTACCATTCCGGGTTGCAGGTAAGTAAAGTGAACATTGAGAGCACCCAGGCACCGGCCGAAGTACAGGACGCGTTTCAGGATGTTCAGCGAGCGAAGGAAGACGAGCAGCGAGTTAAAGCGGAAGCCGAAGCTTATCGTAACAAGGTTGTACCTGAAGCAAGAGGTATGGCTCAGCGTATTCTGGAAGAAGCAAGCGCGTATAAAGAAGAAGTTATTGCTCGTGCAGAAGGTGAAACTTCGCGTTTTCTTAAACTGCTATCTGTTTATGAAAAAGCGCCTGAGGTTACCAGAGAGCGACTGTACATTGATACGATGCAGCGTGTGATGAGTAAGAGTAGTAAAGTTTTGGTAGATGTTGAGGGTGGAAACAATATGATGTATCTGCCTTTGGATAAGATGATATCAAGCACTCCCTCTGTCTCTAGCAGCTCTCCTTCAAGATCGGTTACAACAGGAAGGCTTAGCAGTGATGAGATAGGGAGCTTGACTGATCGTGTATTGCAGGAGTTGCGTACCAGACAGTCTGATAATACGACCAGAAGAGGGAGACAGTAA
- the hflX gene encoding ribosome rescue GTPase HflX, with protein sequence MFERPDTGERAVLVHLDFTSDREREDPQEFKELVRSAGVEPMVLVEGSRGHPSPRYFVGEGKLDEVRQAVQLYDADVVLFNHSLSPSQERNLEHALQCRVIDRTGVILDIFAQRARTHEGKLQVELAQLEHMSTRLIRGWTHLERQKGGIGMRGPGETQLETDRRLLRARIKSINKRLDKVRKQREQGRRARVRADIPTISLVGYTNAGKSTLFNRITESSVYAANLLFATLDPTLRRIELPDVGPVILVDTVGFIRHLPHKLVESFRATLEETCNANLLLHVIDCDDENRLDNIEQVKLVLEEIEAHDIQALQVYNKLDLLEDRQPRVDRDEEGKPIRVWVSANTGEGMELLLDSISELLAEDLVHARLLLEGAQGRLRALFYEAGAVVDETFDDHGQGCLEIRIQRQDYNQLLRRADINESELVFKE encoded by the coding sequence TTGTTTGAACGTCCGGATACGGGTGAGCGAGCGGTATTGGTTCACCTGGATTTTACGTCCGATCGTGAACGCGAAGACCCTCAAGAATTTAAAGAACTAGTCAGATCTGCTGGCGTTGAGCCTATGGTTCTGGTTGAGGGTTCTAGAGGGCATCCTAGTCCACGTTATTTCGTGGGCGAAGGAAAACTGGATGAAGTGCGACAGGCAGTGCAGCTTTATGATGCTGATGTTGTGCTATTCAATCATTCGCTCTCCCCAAGTCAAGAACGCAACCTTGAGCATGCTTTGCAGTGCCGTGTTATTGATCGCACTGGCGTTATCCTCGATATTTTTGCCCAGCGGGCACGAACTCACGAGGGGAAGTTGCAGGTAGAATTAGCTCAGCTGGAACATATGTCGACGCGATTAATTCGTGGTTGGACCCACCTTGAAAGGCAGAAAGGGGGGATTGGCATGCGAGGCCCTGGTGAAACGCAGTTGGAAACTGATCGGCGTTTGCTTAGAGCTCGCATCAAATCAATCAATAAACGCCTGGACAAGGTGCGAAAGCAGAGGGAGCAGGGAAGGCGTGCCAGAGTGCGCGCAGATATTCCAACTATTTCTCTGGTTGGTTATACCAATGCAGGCAAATCGACACTGTTTAATCGTATCACTGAATCGAGCGTTTATGCTGCCAATTTGCTTTTCGCAACGCTAGACCCAACACTTAGGCGTATCGAACTTCCCGATGTCGGGCCTGTTATTTTGGTCGATACGGTTGGGTTTATAAGACATCTGCCGCACAAGCTGGTGGAGTCTTTCAGGGCAACACTTGAAGAAACATGCAACGCTAACTTGCTGCTTCATGTTATTGATTGTGATGATGAAAACAGGCTTGATAACATTGAGCAGGTCAAGCTGGTACTTGAGGAAATCGAGGCGCATGATATTCAGGCACTGCAGGTTTATAACAAACTGGATCTTTTGGAAGATCGCCAGCCCAGAGTGGATCGGGACGAAGAGGGGAAACCTATCAGAGTATGGGTTTCTGCCAATACTGGAGAGGGTATGGAGCTACTGCTTGATTCTATCTCTGAACTGTTGGCGGAAGACCTTGTTCATGCAAGACTTTTACTCGAAGGGGCACAAGGTCGACTACGTGCGCTGTTTTATGAAGCGGGAGCGGTGGTTGATGAAACGTTCGATGATCATGGTCAGGGATGTTTGGAGATACGCATTCAACGGCAGGACTATAATCAGTTATTGCGCCGGGCAGATATAAACGAGAGCGAGCTGGTTTTTAAGGAATAG
- the hfq gene encoding RNA chaperone Hfq, with product MSKGHSLQDPYLNALRKERIPVSIFLVNGIKLQGQIESFDQFVILLKNTVSQMVYKHAISTVVPARNVRLAPANPAEEGEGNT from the coding sequence ATGTCGAAAGGGCACTCACTACAAGACCCTTATTTAAATGCATTGCGCAAGGAGCGTATTCCAGTATCCATTTTCCTGGTGAACGGCATTAAATTACAAGGACAAATAGAGTCGTTTGACCAGTTCGTTATTTTACTTAAGAACACGGTCAGCCAGATGGTATATAAACATGCCATTTCTACGGTTGTTCCAGCTAGAAATGTTCGCTTGGCTCCAGCAAACCCTGCTGAAGAAGGCGAAGGAAATACTTAA
- the miaA gene encoding tRNA (adenosine(37)-N6)-dimethylallyltransferase MiaA — MTQTIEQAGAASDKPPIAIYLMGPTASGKTDLAVALTKALPCDIISVDSALVYKGMDIGTAKPDEQVLKEAPHRLINICEPTGAYSAAQFRSDALELMSSIIAKGRIPLLVGGTMMYFKALDQGLATLPSADPVVRQKLLDEAHEKGWEHLHQRLSEIDPVSAKRIHPNDPQRLQRALEVYEVSGKTLTEFWAEQAEIKEKQETGQNIDEHYTNWGRDSFSALSYNAVNLAVSPKKRSTLHDRIALRYKQMLDNGFVEEVEALYKSDQLDLSMPSMKCVGYRQVWEYLDGKLSYDEMVERGIIATRQLAKRQLTWLRRWPNLNWFESEDPELLAKVLKIVHSATN; from the coding sequence ATGACTCAGACAATCGAGCAAGCTGGGGCTGCTAGCGATAAACCACCGATAGCGATATACCTTATGGGGCCCACGGCTTCAGGTAAGACAGATTTGGCGGTTGCGCTAACCAAGGCGCTGCCGTGCGATATTATTAGTGTCGATTCCGCTCTGGTTTACAAGGGAATGGATATTGGTACAGCCAAACCTGATGAACAGGTGCTTAAAGAAGCCCCTCATCGCTTGATTAATATCTGCGAACCTACTGGAGCGTACTCGGCGGCGCAGTTTAGAAGTGATGCGCTAGAGCTGATGTCATCCATTATCGCAAAAGGGCGTATCCCGCTGCTGGTCGGTGGCACTATGATGTACTTTAAAGCGCTTGACCAGGGGCTTGCTACGTTACCCTCTGCAGATCCTGTTGTCAGGCAAAAGCTGCTTGATGAAGCCCATGAAAAAGGATGGGAGCACTTACATCAGAGACTGTCTGAGATTGACCCTGTATCAGCGAAAAGAATACACCCTAATGACCCCCAGCGCCTCCAGCGAGCACTGGAGGTTTATGAGGTGTCAGGCAAAACATTGACAGAGTTTTGGGCCGAGCAGGCAGAAATAAAAGAAAAACAAGAAACTGGACAGAATATTGATGAGCATTACACTAATTGGGGAAGGGATTCTTTTAGTGCTTTGTCGTATAATGCGGTAAATTTAGCTGTATCGCCTAAGAAACGCTCGACGCTCCATGACAGAATTGCGCTTAGGTATAAGCAGATGCTGGATAATGGATTTGTTGAGGAAGTTGAGGCGCTGTACAAATCTGACCAGTTAGACCTGTCTATGCCCTCCATGAAGTGCGTTGGATACCGGCAGGTTTGGGAGTATCTTGATGGTAAACTCAGCTATGATGAAATGGTAGAAAGAGGCATTATTGCTACTCGGCAGTTAGCAAAAAGGCAGCTAACCTGGTTAAGGCGGTGGCCTAATTTGAACTGGTTTGAGTCAGAAGATCCAGAATTACTTGCCAAGGTATTGAAAATAGTACACTCTGCCACCAATTAG
- the mutL gene encoding DNA mismatch repair endonuclease MutL — protein sequence MSRIHKLSPRLANQIAAGEVVERPASVVKELLENSLDAGARRVDIDVENGGIKLIRIRDNGMGIAQDDLPLALSRHATSKIDTLDDLEAVATLGFRGEALASISSVSRLSLTSRPRANGSAVAAEDAAPLIQHESSADGAWKVEAEGRDMDAKVSPAAHPEGATVEVRDLFFNTPARRKFLRTEKTEFGHLEEVVKRQALSRFEVGFSLRHNQRTIHSLRPAVSLQDKERRVAALCGSQFMENAVVIDVEASGLKLWGWVALPTFSRSQADLQYFFVNGRVIRDRLVAHAVKQAYRDVLYHGRHSAFVLYLELDPANVDVNVHPTKHEVRFRDGRLVHDFIFRSLHKALADVRPDDRLNPAASGSVESGGGVTPGALVPGSPPVAAQFGNGQAVAPSYGAQAAMPLREPVSANQIQEQMSGYGALHPNGNISGGESAQSVLSPVRENDSEQVDPPLGYAIAQLHGVYVLSQSSQGLIVVDMHAAHERITYERMKQAYYAEGVKAQPLLVPVTIAVSQREASVAEEFNDAFVKLGLQIERIGPESLIVRQVPAFLRDADSEQLVRDVISDVTEHGTSDRVEALANEMMGTMACHGSVRANRQLTIPEMNALLRDMEATERSGQCNHGRPTWTLVTMSELDKLFLRGR from the coding sequence ATGAGTCGAATACATAAGTTATCTCCTCGTCTTGCTAACCAGATAGCAGCGGGTGAAGTTGTCGAACGGCCTGCTTCCGTAGTGAAAGAGTTACTGGAAAACTCACTTGATGCTGGTGCCCGAAGGGTTGATATCGATGTTGAGAACGGCGGAATAAAGCTTATCAGAATTAGAGATAATGGCATGGGGATCGCGCAGGATGATCTCCCGTTAGCATTGAGCCGACATGCCACCAGTAAAATAGATACGCTGGATGACCTAGAAGCCGTGGCTACGTTAGGTTTTCGAGGAGAAGCCTTAGCCAGTATTAGCTCTGTCTCTCGCTTGTCACTTACCTCGCGCCCGCGAGCAAACGGCAGCGCGGTTGCTGCTGAGGATGCGGCCCCCCTCATTCAGCATGAATCAAGTGCGGACGGGGCCTGGAAGGTAGAAGCTGAGGGGCGGGATATGGATGCCAAAGTTAGCCCGGCAGCACACCCGGAAGGCGCAACGGTTGAAGTTAGAGATCTTTTCTTTAACACGCCAGCAAGACGAAAATTTTTAAGAACAGAGAAAACCGAGTTTGGTCACTTGGAAGAAGTGGTAAAACGGCAGGCTCTCAGTCGTTTTGAGGTTGGTTTCTCCCTTCGCCATAATCAACGCACGATTCACTCACTCAGGCCTGCTGTTTCATTGCAAGATAAGGAGCGGCGAGTTGCGGCCTTGTGCGGTTCTCAGTTTATGGAAAACGCTGTCGTCATTGATGTTGAGGCGTCCGGGCTTAAATTGTGGGGGTGGGTTGCACTGCCTACCTTCTCAAGAAGCCAGGCAGACCTGCAGTACTTTTTTGTCAATGGGCGAGTTATTCGTGATCGCCTGGTTGCTCACGCTGTTAAGCAGGCTTATCGTGATGTTTTATATCATGGCCGGCACTCTGCTTTTGTACTTTATTTGGAGCTGGATCCTGCCAATGTTGATGTAAATGTGCACCCAACCAAGCATGAAGTCCGTTTCAGGGACGGGCGCTTAGTTCATGACTTTATTTTTAGAAGCCTGCACAAAGCGCTGGCTGATGTTCGGCCTGATGATCGTCTCAACCCGGCTGCTTCAGGGAGTGTGGAAAGTGGGGGAGGAGTAACACCGGGGGCATTAGTACCTGGGTCTCCACCAGTCGCTGCCCAATTTGGCAATGGGCAGGCCGTTGCTCCCTCTTATGGCGCGCAAGCCGCCATGCCGCTTAGAGAACCGGTTTCTGCAAACCAGATACAAGAGCAGATGTCTGGGTATGGTGCTTTGCATCCGAATGGAAATATCAGTGGTGGCGAAAGTGCACAGTCAGTCCTAAGCCCCGTAAGGGAAAATGATTCTGAACAGGTCGATCCGCCGCTCGGGTATGCTATTGCGCAGTTACATGGTGTATACGTACTGTCGCAAAGCTCACAGGGCCTGATCGTCGTGGATATGCATGCCGCTCATGAGCGTATTACCTATGAACGCATGAAACAGGCGTATTATGCTGAGGGTGTTAAAGCACAACCGCTATTGGTTCCCGTTACCATCGCGGTCAGTCAGCGCGAAGCATCAGTGGCAGAAGAATTTAATGACGCCTTTGTAAAGTTAGGTTTGCAGATTGAGCGAATTGGGCCCGAATCCTTGATTGTCAGGCAAGTACCTGCGTTCCTTCGAGATGCCGATAGCGAGCAGCTGGTGCGGGATGTGATTTCAGATGTGACCGAGCATGGCACCAGTGACCGCGTTGAAGCGCTGGCCAATGAAATGATGGGAACCATGGCGTGTCATGGTTCTGTTAGAGCCAATCGACAGCTGACTATTCCTGAAATGAATGCTTTGCTGCGCGATATGGAAGCGACTGAGCGAAGTGGCCAGTGCAACCACGGTCGGCCGACATGGACATTGGTGACCATGTCTGAGTTGGATAAACTCTTTCTGCGGGGGCGCTAA
- a CDS encoding N-acetylmuramoyl-L-alanine amidase: MSTRENKTGSYFVVMLSALLLCASSITYAASVTNARVWPAPDHTRLVFEITSSIEHKLFSMSSPDRIVVDMSNVKLVTDLSELSLAGSPIKRIRSAARNGDDLRVVLDVSRKVSPKSFLLKPNQQYGNRLVIDLYERQSKSSAPRTVKSVDNQRQKRDIVVVIDAGHGGEDPGALGPGRVREKDVVLAISKELKALVNAKRGMKAQMTRNGDYYVGLRQRTGLARKHNADLFVSIHADAFNKPQASGASVYALSKRGATSEAARWLAKKENSADLIGGVGGVSLDDKDDVLAGVLLDLSMTASLNASLGVGSHVLKAMGGMTRLHKKRVEQAGFVVLKSPDIPSILVETGFISNPAEASRLKTRKYQKKLANAIYRGMDTHFRTSPPPGTLLSYEQYNRTASMPRKYKIRRGDTLSGIAKRNQVTVSQLRKENSLRSDQVKVGQVIRIPAS, translated from the coding sequence ATGAGTACACGTGAAAATAAAACAGGCTCGTATTTTGTCGTGATGTTAAGCGCTCTGCTGCTATGCGCGTCGTCTATCACTTATGCTGCCAGTGTTACCAACGCAAGAGTCTGGCCTGCCCCGGATCATACCCGGCTGGTTTTTGAAATTACCTCCAGTATCGAGCATAAGCTCTTTAGTATGAGCAGCCCCGACAGAATTGTTGTGGATATGAGTAATGTTAAATTAGTGACAGATTTATCTGAACTATCTCTAGCTGGAAGCCCTATTAAAAGGATTAGGTCGGCAGCCAGGAATGGCGATGACCTGCGTGTTGTGCTGGATGTATCAAGAAAAGTTTCACCTAAAAGTTTTCTGCTAAAACCAAACCAGCAGTATGGAAACCGTCTCGTTATAGATCTGTATGAACGACAATCAAAAAGCAGTGCGCCCAGAACGGTAAAGTCTGTGGATAATCAGCGCCAGAAGAGGGATATCGTGGTTGTTATTGATGCCGGACATGGTGGGGAGGATCCAGGAGCACTAGGGCCTGGGCGCGTGAGAGAAAAGGATGTGGTGCTGGCCATATCTAAAGAGCTAAAAGCCCTGGTAAACGCAAAAAGGGGCATGAAAGCGCAGATGACCCGTAATGGCGATTATTATGTAGGATTGAGACAGCGAACAGGGTTGGCCAGAAAGCACAATGCTGACTTATTTGTATCTATTCATGCGGATGCGTTCAATAAGCCTCAAGCCAGTGGTGCGTCTGTGTACGCGCTGTCAAAGCGGGGCGCGACTAGTGAGGCGGCCAGATGGTTGGCGAAGAAAGAGAACAGCGCTGATTTGATTGGTGGTGTTGGTGGTGTAAGCCTTGATGATAAGGATGATGTGTTAGCAGGGGTACTGCTGGACCTTTCCATGACGGCCAGCCTTAATGCCAGTTTGGGGGTTGGCAGCCATGTTTTGAAAGCAATGGGGGGTATGACAAGGCTGCACAAGAAACGGGTGGAGCAGGCCGGCTTTGTCGTGCTCAAGTCGCCTGATATACCTTCTATATTGGTTGAGACCGGGTTTATCTCAAACCCTGCTGAAGCGAGTCGTCTTAAAACCAGGAAATATCAGAAAAAGTTAGCCAACGCTATCTATCGGGGGATGGATACTCACTTTAGAACGTCACCTCCGCCAGGAACATTGCTCTCCTATGAACAGTATAATCGAACTGCTTCCATGCCCAGAAAATACAAGATACGAAGAGGTGATACTCTCTCTGGCATTGCTAAACGAAATCAGGTGACGGTTAGTCAGTTAAGAAAAGAAAATAGCTTACGCTCTGATCAGGTGAAAGTTGGTCAGGTTATTCGGATACCTGCGTCCTGA
- the tsaE gene encoding tRNA (adenosine(37)-N6)-threonylcarbamoyltransferase complex ATPase subunit type 1 TsaE, whose product MLEVVKLGHDQQGVILESEADTVAFGAIVASACEGSAVIFLHGNLGMGKTTLCRGVLNALGHHGRVKSPTYTLVEPYELDSGTVYHFDLYRLGEPEELEFMGIRDYLSEKALVLIEWPEKGRGILPQADIELTLDISGTGRVVYWESKTAHGECCVNRLMKKLS is encoded by the coding sequence TTGTTAGAAGTAGTTAAGCTTGGTCATGATCAGCAAGGTGTAATATTAGAGAGCGAAGCTGATACCGTCGCGTTTGGGGCGATAGTGGCAAGCGCATGTGAAGGCTCAGCAGTCATTTTTTTACACGGAAATCTAGGCATGGGTAAAACAACCCTATGTCGAGGGGTGTTGAATGCGCTAGGCCATCATGGGCGAGTGAAAAGCCCAACCTATACGCTTGTTGAACCTTATGAACTGGATTCCGGAACCGTCTATCACTTTGACCTTTATCGACTCGGTGAGCCGGAAGAGCTCGAATTTATGGGTATTAGAGATTATTTGAGTGAAAAGGCACTGGTGCTTATAGAGTGGCCGGAAAAAGGTCGGGGCATTCTTCCTCAAGCAGATATTGAACTGACCCTTGATATCAGTGGAACCGGTCGAGTCGTTTATTGGGAAAGTAAAACAGCGCATGGCGAATGTTGTGTCAATCGGCTGATGAAAAAACTCTCTTAA
- a CDS encoding NAD(P)H-hydrate dehydratase codes for MNRESGLQLSAFKEPFLPTGLYTAKQVRELDKLAIDRVPIEGFALMKKAGRAAFRRLLRHWPEAGSLSVFCGGGNNGGDGLVIAGLAAQKGITVKLVLLAEASSLKGEAASAWQWLQQRNEFQSIDIETWPLSAELECDVIVDCLLGTGLTGKVRNKYAEAIDAINASGKPVFAVDIPSGLCSDTGRVLGSAVKAQRTITFIGLKQGLLTADAPDYVGGLEFDALDVPEAVFNEIEPGCLRADWKNFKTQLPRRNRNAHKGVYGRVLVVGGDYGMAGAALMAAEAVARAGAGLVYVATRPEHVAPFVARCPELMVRGIEEPQVLESLLENIDVIVIGPGLGQGAWGQQLFQLAMKKNKSMVIDADGLNILAALNITPRDNWILTPHPGEAARLLACSVNCIEKDRFRSVVDLQKKYGGSCILKGTGTLLAINQYKTELSDTTVWLANTGNPGMASGGMGDVLSGIIGGLLAQKGIDLSIVAPAAVTLHGEAANLASVSMGEYSLLASDVLNAIPLLLKDI; via the coding sequence ATGAATAGAGAGTCAGGGCTACAATTATCGGCGTTTAAAGAGCCTTTTTTGCCAACGGGGTTATACACCGCCAAGCAAGTTAGAGAACTCGATAAGCTTGCGATTGACAGGGTACCCATCGAAGGCTTCGCGTTAATGAAAAAGGCGGGGAGAGCCGCTTTTAGGCGACTGTTGCGGCACTGGCCAGAAGCTGGGTCTTTGTCGGTATTTTGCGGTGGAGGAAATAATGGTGGCGATGGGCTGGTTATTGCGGGGTTAGCCGCTCAAAAGGGAATAACGGTCAAGCTTGTTTTACTTGCTGAGGCATCTTCACTAAAAGGAGAAGCCGCGTCTGCATGGCAGTGGTTGCAACAACGTAATGAGTTTCAATCGATTGACATCGAAACTTGGCCGCTGAGTGCTGAACTTGAGTGTGATGTGATTGTGGACTGTTTGCTGGGCACCGGATTGACTGGAAAGGTCAGAAATAAGTATGCAGAGGCTATTGATGCTATTAATGCCTCAGGAAAACCTGTTTTTGCCGTAGATATACCCTCGGGGTTATGCAGTGATACCGGGCGAGTGCTCGGAAGTGCGGTGAAGGCTCAACGTACCATTACTTTTATTGGCCTTAAGCAGGGGCTACTAACCGCTGACGCGCCTGATTATGTGGGTGGTCTGGAGTTTGACGCGCTCGATGTACCTGAGGCGGTCTTTAATGAAATAGAACCCGGCTGTCTCAGGGCTGATTGGAAAAATTTTAAAACACAGCTTCCGCGCAGAAACAGGAACGCCCATAAAGGTGTGTATGGCCGGGTGCTGGTAGTGGGTGGTGACTACGGCATGGCCGGAGCCGCTTTAATGGCTGCGGAAGCCGTTGCTCGTGCAGGAGCGGGGCTGGTCTACGTGGCGACACGACCGGAGCATGTTGCACCGTTTGTGGCACGCTGCCCTGAATTGATGGTTCGAGGTATTGAGGAGCCACAGGTGCTCGAAAGCCTGCTCGAAAATATTGACGTGATCGTTATTGGGCCAGGGCTGGGGCAGGGGGCTTGGGGGCAGCAACTGTTTCAGTTGGCGATGAAAAAGAATAAGTCTATGGTTATTGACGCAGACGGCTTGAACATATTGGCGGCGCTGAACATTACCCCACGGGATAACTGGATACTCACACCGCACCCGGGTGAGGCTGCGAGGTTATTGGCGTGTTCGGTCAACTGTATTGAAAAAGATCGGTTCCGGTCTGTTGTTGACCTGCAAAAGAAATACGGCGGGAGCTGCATTCTTAAAGGCACAGGGACGCTACTTGCCATCAATCAATACAAAACCGAGTTAAGCGATACGACAGTCTGGCTTGCTAATACCGGAAATCCAGGCATGGCAAGTGGTGGAATGGGGGATGTATTGAGCGGTATTATAGGCGGTTTACTGGCTCAAAAAGGTATCGATTTATCGATTGTCGCTCCTGCAGCCGTGACTCTGCATGGTGAAGCTGCGAATTTGGCGAGTGTTTCAATGGGAGAGTACAGCCTCTTGGCGTCTGATGTCTTGAATGCTATTCCGCTTTTGCTTAAGGATATCTGA